From the Candidatus Bathyarchaeota archaeon genome, the window CTTCGAGCCTCATCAACTACGACTTTAGCCACAGCTTTCGCATCACCAAAAGTCTCACGCGCTTTTTTCAAGATTCGGTCAACCGCCCAGAAAAGATTCACAGCCGTCGGCCTCGTTTCCTTCAAATCCTTCGCTGACTCCTCAATCTGCCTCATCAACTCCTCTCTTTTCTCGACTTTCGAATGATAAGCCGTGAGGGCTAAGCCGTAGGCTGCTGCCACACCGATGAGTGGGGCTCCCCTCATCCTCATCTCTTTGATGGCGGAAGTCACCTCTTCACATTTCTTCATCTTTAAGAAGAGGGTTTTGTTGGGGAGTCTCGTCTGATCTATAGTTATAACTGTGCCGTCTCTCCACTCTATGGTTCTCATAGCTCGCACCGTCAGAACTCCTTTATTCACCACTCACTATTTTTAATATGCTTCGGTGCACCGCAATGACAAAGCTCGTTGGCTTGAAAAGCGTCACAGAGCCATTGGTTAGGAATTTCGGACAGAAATACTCGGAAGTTTTGGGAATAAGCTTAGGAGGTAGGGACGACGGAGAGATTTTCAAGTGGTTTTTAGCTTCAATTCTATTCGGTGCTCCGATTAGAGAGTCCTCAGCCATAAAGACTTACAAATGTTTCAAAAAATATGGTGTGCTCACGCCACAGAAAATTACTCAGACAGGATGGCAAGGGTTAGTTGACATACTTGATGAAGGGAGCTACACCAGATATGATTTCAAGACAGCTGATAAGCTTCTGGAGGTTATGGGCAACCTAGTCACGCGCTATGGCGGAAGCCTAAACAGCCTTCATCAACTTTCTCTAGATTCCATCGATTTAGAAAAACGCTTGAAGAATTTGGGAAAGGGCATAGGAGACGTGACTGCAAGCATTTTCCTGCGAGAACTGAGAAACCTATGGAAAAAAGCAAACCCTAGACCCACTCCTCTGGTTGTCTTGGCGGCAAAAAACTTGGGAATAATAAAAAAAGATATTCTTGAAAAGGCGTTAGAAGTGCTAAAAGAGTTCTGGACAAAAAATAAGGTAGCAAAGAAAACTTTTGTGAACTTTGAAACCGCTCTGCTTAGACTTGGCAAGGACTTTTGCAGAAAGAAAAAATGTCAAAAATGTGCCCTTCAAGCGTCTTGTCTAGCTCTTCTTCTTCGGCTTAACCCTTGTCACGACTTGAACTGAACATCCTTTGGGTAGTTTTATTCTTTTTTGCCATTCGTCTCCAATGGCGATCAGGGAGTAAATTCCTGAAACCTCGGCTTTTGCCTTATTAACGAGGTTGACAAGGGCTACTTGGGTTTCCCCGGTTTTTATCATATCGTCCACTACGAGTACGCTGTCTCTTCTTTTGATGGCGCTTTTCGGCAGATATAACGTCATGGTTACACCGGAGTCCCTGAGCACGTATGTTTCTTCTAAAAATGCTGGGACCCCTACCTCTTTATTTCTCTTTGCTATTGCAAGATTGACGCCGAGCGAATTTGCAACCATTGTTGCGAGTGGTATTCCATCTACGGCAGCGGTTAAGACCATTGTTACGCGTTTTCCAGCGAACGTTGCGAGGGCGTGGTGAGCGGCTTGTTTGAGTATGTTGAAGTCTCCCACGATCCAAGTGTTGTCGAAATATCCGTCTTCATTGAATCGAATTATTCTGTGAAGTTCAGTTTCTAAACCTACGAGTTTTGTTAGGATGTTCCAGAGTTGCTTGGCTCTCGCTGCATTTGGTAGAACATGTCCTTTAGCATATCTGCTTAGAACTGTTACGGGTAGGTCTGTTTTGGCGGATAATTCTCGATAGGTGTACTGTTTCTTTGCCGTTCTGAGTAGTTCGATAGTCATTAATCGGAGTTTCAGGTCTTCTGCATGTGTGCTACTCATTTTGTATCCCTTTTATACATCGACAAGTTAAACGGTGAAAGTGTGCTTATCTATTTTTGACTTGATGAGATTTATAGTTTCTGTATGCTTTTGAAAGCCGATTGTGAACTTATTACCTTTTTTGTTCGGAAATAAATTTTTGTGACTCTCTAGAGGGGTTTTTTTGTGATCGTCGTCTGTTTGTGGTTTGGGCTTTGTTTTGTTTCTTAGCTTAGTGAAGGTTCAGTCTATACTTTGATTACGTGAGTTTGAATTACGTGAAAACTTATGGACGGATTGGGTGAGTTTTATTTGGAAGGCCTGTTTCTACATGTCTTTTTAAGCATTAGATTGTGCTTGGGTTACGAAAGGTATAAAGGATTTAATTATCGTTTTAGATTTTGACGAAGGGCCCGTGGCCTAGTCTGGATAAGGCGTCGGCCTTCTAACACATGGAGGAAAGCCGAAGATCCGGGGTTCAATTCCCCGCGGGTCCGCCAACGGCTCTCAAGAAATTGATTGTGCGAATATGCAATGTTAGTGGAAACGTGCATTTGTTCAATAGCACAACTGAAGACGAAGTTGATTGTTAATAAAAAAGGGGAGTTTAGTTAGGGCAGTTCTACTTCGTTGATTTCTTGCAGAGTTTCGAGATTGTTCATCTTGATTTTTTTGTCTGAGATGGTGTAGAGTACGTTGTCTATGTAGAGGGCCCTCTCCACATAGTATGGAGAGTAGTAATAAAGACCCAGTTTGTCTGCGTCGTTTTCCATGTGGGTAATTCGGCCCCTATATACAATTCCTTCTGCTATAGAGACATTGAACACGTAAGCACCCTGCCACACATACTCGCCATGAACATTGGGGGGAACCCCATTGGGATATTTCTCCTCGTCTATCTCCGCAACCAAAACGGGTAGTACGAGGAGGTTCTTTGTTTTGTCGAACAGAAACGCTTTGTGATCCCTCAAAACAGGCGAATCTGTTCCTCTGTCGCCGATTTCGTACTTATCTATCTCCTCTGGATTCTCAACATCGCTAACATCGAAAAGCGATATCTTCACTCCCTGATACCATGAAAAATCTCCCTGCTCCGCCGCCACGGTTTCCTTGCCTACACCTATGATGTGGTTCTCGTCGTAGGGATGAAGATAGTCTGAGTAGCCTGGTATCTTCAACTTGCCGAGAACTCTCGGCTCGTCTGGGGTCTCTAAATCTATTACGAATAAGGGGTCAATTTTTCTGAAGGTTACGAGATAACATCTGTTGCCCATGAACCTCGCTGAATGAATAGTTTCTCCCGGAGCGAGATCTTCCAGCCTTCCAACAATGCTTAGGCTCATGTTGAGAACATACAAGTTGTTCCGTGATGGCGTTTGGGAACTCCAGACCTGGCTTGTCGTGGTTGCTATCCTGAAATATTCGCCATACTCATCCATGGAAAACTGGTTGAGCACCCTTCCCGGAACTCCGCCGCTTGCTTCGTATTCGATTTCCCCATCCTGCATGTGAACTCTGTATACTAGAGTTGCTTCAGTCCAGCTGGTTTCGAAGCTCCCTTGTTCTGGCATCGTTATGTAAATGTTGTTCAAAGAAACGTACATACAACTGGCGGACCCCAGCAAGAACGTCTTGTGCACCGGGTCCGATTCGTCGAGCTTCAGGTTTATGGAGACTATGGTTGTGAATGCGTAAGAGTTGTCGGATACGTTGGAATAGTAGATTTCGCTTGGTTGTATCGTCTTTGTCTTGTTCAGAAATGTGATCATGGGTAGAATCACCGTGGAATGACGCCAGTAGGTTGGCTGACTTGTTACGGCGTAGACGTAGTCGCCTATCCTCCTCGAACTAAAATAGGTCCCATTGATTATGACTTCGTTTGTCAGG encodes:
- a CDS encoding adenine phosphoribosyltransferase is translated as MSSTHAEDLKLRLMTIELLRTAKKQYTYRELSAKTDLPVTVLSRYAKGHVLPNAARAKQLWNILTKLVGLETELHRIIRFNEDGYFDNTWIVGDFNILKQAAHHALATFAGKRVTMVLTAAVDGIPLATMVANSLGVNLAIAKRNKEVGVPAFLEETYVLRDSGVTMTLYLPKSAIKRRDSVLVVDDMIKTGETQVALVNLVNKAKAEVSGIYSLIAIGDEWQKRIKLPKGCSVQVVTRVKPKKKS